A genomic window from Triticum urartu cultivar G1812 chromosome 7, Tu2.1, whole genome shotgun sequence includes:
- the LOC125523843 gene encoding NAC domain-containing protein 20-like, translating to MIASNIAITLETIAEKASTMTDHLQVQQQKLELPPGFRFHPTDEEIIKFYVAPKVLDEAFVAAAIEDVNLNKYEPWELPEKAKMGGKEWYFYCRKDRKYPTGIRTNRATNAGYWKATGKDKEIFHPPLTLIGMKKTLVFYKGRAPRGEKTNWIMHEYRLESNKQLTSNPSTATRTVTITNAASKEQWVVCRIFHKSAGLKKMVMPSYVMPMSIGAEHQQGFADLDTLPPLMGYEMSSSLANPMLLPTTSPYQLRDIGAGSSIMGISWSGLHQQMMMYAGAGRGFMVGAEPGCAPSSMVSQEHAVTGLSNNYQGNAAATAVGKTSSMNMGMDDMWKY from the exons ATGATTGCCTCCAATATTGCCATCACCCTAGAAACCATTGCAGAGAAAGCCTCCACCATGACAGACCACCTTCAAGTTCAACAACAGAAGTTGGAGCTACCGCCGGGGTTTAGGTTCCACCCAACGGATGAGGAGATCATAAAATTCTATGTGGCCCCCAAGGTGCTCGATGAAGCCTTCGTCGCTGCGGCGATTGAGGATGTGAACCTCAACAAGTACGAGCCATGGGAGCTACCGGAGAAGGCGAAGATGGGGGGAAAGGAGTGGTACTTTTACTGCCGAAAGGATCGCAAGTACCCCACCGGGATACGAACGAACCGGGCGACGAATGCTGGCTATTGGAAGGCCACCGGAAAGGACAAGGAGATCTTCCACCCACCGCTCACACTCATCGGCATGAAGAAGACGCTCGTCTTCTACAAGGGCAGGGCGCCTAGGGGGGAGAAGACCAACTGGATCATGCATGAGTATAGGCTTGAGAGCAACAAGCAGCTAACTTCCAACCCGTCCACCGCAACCCGCACCGTCACCATCACCAACGCGGCTTCCAAG GAACAGTGGGTGGTTTGTAGGATCTTCCATAAGAGCGCCGGACTGAAGAAGATGGTGATGCCGTCATATGTCATGCCAATGTCCATCGGAGCGGAACATCAGCAGGGGTTCGCCGACTTAGATACATTGCCTCCTCTCATGGGCTATGAGATGTCGTCATCGCTAGCAAATCCAATGTTGCTTCCTACAACTTCTCCATACCAATTGCGCGACATCGGTGCTGGCTCATCGATAATGGGTATTTCATGGtcggggctacatcagcagatgATGATGTATGCGGGTGCAGGTCGGGGTTTCATGGTCGGGGCTGAGCCTGGGTGTGCGCCATCGTCGATGGTGTCACAGGAACATGCTGTGACCGGGCTGAGCAACAACTACCAGGGGAACGCCGCCGCAACAGCAGTTGGCAAGACCTCATCGATGAACATGGGTATGGATGACATGTGGAAGTACTGA